A region of Ochotona princeps isolate mOchPri1 chromosome 2, mOchPri1.hap1, whole genome shotgun sequence DNA encodes the following proteins:
- the CLK2 gene encoding dual specificity protein kinase CLK2 isoform X2 → MPHPRRYHSSERGSRGSYHEHYRSRKHKRRRSRSWSSSSDRTRRRRREDSYHVRSRSSYDDRSSDRRMYDRRYCGSYRRNDYSRERAEACYDAGCRHSYEYHRDDSSYRRKHRRRRRRSRTFSRSSSHSSRRAKSVEDDAEGHLIYHVGDWLQERYEIVSTLGEGTFGRVVQCVDHRRGGARVALKIIKNVEKYKEAARLEINVLEKINEKDPDNKNLCVQMFDWFDYHGHMCISFELLGLSTFDFLKDNNYLPYPIHQVRHMAFQLCQAVKFLHDNKLTHTDLKPENILFVNSDYELTYNLEKKRDERSVKSTAVRVVDFGSATFDHEHHSTIVSTRHYRAPEVILELGWSQPCDVWSIGCIIFEYYVGFTLFQTHDNREHLAMMERILGPVPSRMIRKTRKQKYFYRGRLDWDENTSAGRYVRENCKPLRRYLTSEAEEHHQLFDLIESMLEYEPAKRLTLGEALQHPFFARLRAEPPNTKLWDSSRDISR, encoded by the exons ATGCCTCATCCCCGAAGGTACCATTCCTCAGAGCGGGGCAGCCGAGGCAGCTACCATGAACACTATCGGAGCCGGAAGCATAAGCGCCGAAGAAGTCGCTCCTGGTCAAGTAGCAGTGACCGGACCAGGCGGCGCCGGCGGGAGGACAGTTACCATGTTCGTTCCCGAAG CAGCTATGACGACCGTTCCTCTGACCGGAGGATGTATGACCGGCGCTACTGTGGCAGCTACAGGCGCAATGACTACAGCCGGGAGCGGGCTGAGGCGTGCTATGATGCAGGCTGCCGCCATTCCTACGAGTACCACCGGGATGACAGCAGCTACCGGAGAAAGCacaggaggaggcggcggcgcaGCCGGACCTTCAGCCGCTCATCTTCG CACAGCAGCCGGAGAGCCAAGAGTGTAGAGGACGACGCTGAGGGCCACCTCATCTACCACGTCGGGGACTGGCTACAAGAGCGAT ATGAAATCGTGAGTACCTTAGGAGAGGGGACCTTCGGCCGAGTTGTGCAGTGTGTTGACCATCGCAG GGGTGGGGCTCGCGTTGCCCTGAAGATCATTAAGAACGTGGAGAAGTACAAGGAAGCAGCTCGACTTGAAATCAATGTGTTAGAGAAAATTAATGAGAAAGACCCTGACAACAAGAA CCTCTGTGTCCAGATGTTTGACTGGTTTGACTACCATGGCCACATGTGTATCTCCTTTGAGCTTCTGGGCCTTAGCACCTTCGATTTCCTCAAAGACAACAACTACCTGCCCTACCCCATCCACCAAGTGCGCCACATGGCCTTCCAGCTGTGCCAGGCCGTCAAGT TCCTTCATGATAACAAGCTGACACATACGGACCTCAAGCCTGAAAATATCCTCTTTGTGAATTCAGACTACGAGCTCACCTACAACCTAGAGAAG AAGCGGGACGAGCGCAGTGTCAAGAGCACAGCTGTGCGGGTAGTGGACTTCGGCAGCGCCACCTTTGACCACGAGCACCACAGCACTATTGTCTCCACGCGCCATTACCGGGCCCCAGAGGTCATCCTTG agttgggctggtcacAGCCCTGTGACGTGTGGAGCATCGGCTGCATCATCTTCGAGTACTATGTGGGCTTCACCCTCTTCCAG ACCCATGACAACCGAGAACATCTAGCCATGATGGAGAggatcctgggacctgttccttCCCGAATGATCCGAAAGACAAG GAAGCAGAAGTATTTCTACCGGGGTCGCCTGGATTGGGATGAGAACACCTCAGCCGGGCGCTACGTGCGGGAGAACTGCAAACCGCTGCGG cgGTACCTGACCTCCGAGGCCGAGGAACACCACCAGCTCTTCGATCTGATTGAAAGCATgctagaatatgaaccagcaAAGCGGTTGACCTTGGGGGAAGCCCTGCAGCACCCTTTCTTCGCACGCCTTCGGGCTGAGCCACCCAACACGAAGTTGTGGGACTCCAGTCGGGATATCAGTCGGTGA
- the CLK2 gene encoding dual specificity protein kinase CLK2 isoform X4, with product MPHPRRYHSSERGSRGSYHEHYRSRKHKRRRSRSWSSSSDRTRRRRREDSYHVRSRSYDDRSSDRRMYDRRYCGSYRRNDYSRERAEACYDAGCRHSYEYHRDDSSYRRKHRRRRRRSRTFSRSSSHSSRRAKSVEDDAEGHLIYHVGDWLQERYEIVSTLGEGTFGRVVQCVDHRRGGARVALKIIKNVEKYKEAARLEINVLEKINEKDPDNKNLCVQMFDWFDYHGHMCISFELLGLSTFDFLKDNNYLPYPIHQVRHMAFQLCQAVKFLHDNKLTHTDLKPENILFVNSDYELTYNLEKKRDERSVKSTAVRVVDFGSATFDHEHHSTIVSTRHYRAPEVILELGWSQPCDVWSIGCIIFEYYVGFTLFQTHDNREHLAMMERILGPVPSRMIRKTRKQKYFYRGRLDWDENTSAGRYVRENCKPLRRYLTSEAEEHHQLFDLIESMLEYEPAKRLTLGEALQHPFFARLRAEPPNTKLWDSSRDISR from the exons ATGCCTCATCCCCGAAGGTACCATTCCTCAGAGCGGGGCAGCCGAGGCAGCTACCATGAACACTATCGGAGCCGGAAGCATAAGCGCCGAAGAAGTCGCTCCTGGTCAAGTAGCAGTGACCGGACCAGGCGGCGCCGGCGGGAGGACAGTTACCATGTTCGTTCCCGAAG CTATGACGACCGTTCCTCTGACCGGAGGATGTATGACCGGCGCTACTGTGGCAGCTACAGGCGCAATGACTACAGCCGGGAGCGGGCTGAGGCGTGCTATGATGCAGGCTGCCGCCATTCCTACGAGTACCACCGGGATGACAGCAGCTACCGGAGAAAGCacaggaggaggcggcggcgcaGCCGGACCTTCAGCCGCTCATCTTCG CACAGCAGCCGGAGAGCCAAGAGTGTAGAGGACGACGCTGAGGGCCACCTCATCTACCACGTCGGGGACTGGCTACAAGAGCGAT ATGAAATCGTGAGTACCTTAGGAGAGGGGACCTTCGGCCGAGTTGTGCAGTGTGTTGACCATCGCAG GGGTGGGGCTCGCGTTGCCCTGAAGATCATTAAGAACGTGGAGAAGTACAAGGAAGCAGCTCGACTTGAAATCAATGTGTTAGAGAAAATTAATGAGAAAGACCCTGACAACAAGAA CCTCTGTGTCCAGATGTTTGACTGGTTTGACTACCATGGCCACATGTGTATCTCCTTTGAGCTTCTGGGCCTTAGCACCTTCGATTTCCTCAAAGACAACAACTACCTGCCCTACCCCATCCACCAAGTGCGCCACATGGCCTTCCAGCTGTGCCAGGCCGTCAAGT TCCTTCATGATAACAAGCTGACACATACGGACCTCAAGCCTGAAAATATCCTCTTTGTGAATTCAGACTACGAGCTCACCTACAACCTAGAGAAG AAGCGGGACGAGCGCAGTGTCAAGAGCACAGCTGTGCGGGTAGTGGACTTCGGCAGCGCCACCTTTGACCACGAGCACCACAGCACTATTGTCTCCACGCGCCATTACCGGGCCCCAGAGGTCATCCTTG agttgggctggtcacAGCCCTGTGACGTGTGGAGCATCGGCTGCATCATCTTCGAGTACTATGTGGGCTTCACCCTCTTCCAG ACCCATGACAACCGAGAACATCTAGCCATGATGGAGAggatcctgggacctgttccttCCCGAATGATCCGAAAGACAAG GAAGCAGAAGTATTTCTACCGGGGTCGCCTGGATTGGGATGAGAACACCTCAGCCGGGCGCTACGTGCGGGAGAACTGCAAACCGCTGCGG cgGTACCTGACCTCCGAGGCCGAGGAACACCACCAGCTCTTCGATCTGATTGAAAGCATgctagaatatgaaccagcaAAGCGGTTGACCTTGGGGGAAGCCCTGCAGCACCCTTTCTTCGCACGCCTTCGGGCTGAGCCACCCAACACGAAGTTGTGGGACTCCAGTCGGGATATCAGTCGGTGA
- the CLK2 gene encoding dual specificity protein kinase CLK2 isoform X1: MPHPRRYHSSERGSRGSYHEHYRSRKHKRRRSRSWSSSSDRTRRRRREDSYHVRSRSSYDDRSSDRRMYDRRYCGSYRRNDYSRERAEACYDAGCRHSYEYHRDDSSYRRKHRRRRRRSRTFSRSSSQHSSRRAKSVEDDAEGHLIYHVGDWLQERYEIVSTLGEGTFGRVVQCVDHRRGGARVALKIIKNVEKYKEAARLEINVLEKINEKDPDNKNLCVQMFDWFDYHGHMCISFELLGLSTFDFLKDNNYLPYPIHQVRHMAFQLCQAVKFLHDNKLTHTDLKPENILFVNSDYELTYNLEKKRDERSVKSTAVRVVDFGSATFDHEHHSTIVSTRHYRAPEVILELGWSQPCDVWSIGCIIFEYYVGFTLFQTHDNREHLAMMERILGPVPSRMIRKTRKQKYFYRGRLDWDENTSAGRYVRENCKPLRRYLTSEAEEHHQLFDLIESMLEYEPAKRLTLGEALQHPFFARLRAEPPNTKLWDSSRDISR, translated from the exons ATGCCTCATCCCCGAAGGTACCATTCCTCAGAGCGGGGCAGCCGAGGCAGCTACCATGAACACTATCGGAGCCGGAAGCATAAGCGCCGAAGAAGTCGCTCCTGGTCAAGTAGCAGTGACCGGACCAGGCGGCGCCGGCGGGAGGACAGTTACCATGTTCGTTCCCGAAG CAGCTATGACGACCGTTCCTCTGACCGGAGGATGTATGACCGGCGCTACTGTGGCAGCTACAGGCGCAATGACTACAGCCGGGAGCGGGCTGAGGCGTGCTATGATGCAGGCTGCCGCCATTCCTACGAGTACCACCGGGATGACAGCAGCTACCGGAGAAAGCacaggaggaggcggcggcgcaGCCGGACCTTCAGCCGCTCATCTTCG cAGCACAGCAGCCGGAGAGCCAAGAGTGTAGAGGACGACGCTGAGGGCCACCTCATCTACCACGTCGGGGACTGGCTACAAGAGCGAT ATGAAATCGTGAGTACCTTAGGAGAGGGGACCTTCGGCCGAGTTGTGCAGTGTGTTGACCATCGCAG GGGTGGGGCTCGCGTTGCCCTGAAGATCATTAAGAACGTGGAGAAGTACAAGGAAGCAGCTCGACTTGAAATCAATGTGTTAGAGAAAATTAATGAGAAAGACCCTGACAACAAGAA CCTCTGTGTCCAGATGTTTGACTGGTTTGACTACCATGGCCACATGTGTATCTCCTTTGAGCTTCTGGGCCTTAGCACCTTCGATTTCCTCAAAGACAACAACTACCTGCCCTACCCCATCCACCAAGTGCGCCACATGGCCTTCCAGCTGTGCCAGGCCGTCAAGT TCCTTCATGATAACAAGCTGACACATACGGACCTCAAGCCTGAAAATATCCTCTTTGTGAATTCAGACTACGAGCTCACCTACAACCTAGAGAAG AAGCGGGACGAGCGCAGTGTCAAGAGCACAGCTGTGCGGGTAGTGGACTTCGGCAGCGCCACCTTTGACCACGAGCACCACAGCACTATTGTCTCCACGCGCCATTACCGGGCCCCAGAGGTCATCCTTG agttgggctggtcacAGCCCTGTGACGTGTGGAGCATCGGCTGCATCATCTTCGAGTACTATGTGGGCTTCACCCTCTTCCAG ACCCATGACAACCGAGAACATCTAGCCATGATGGAGAggatcctgggacctgttccttCCCGAATGATCCGAAAGACAAG GAAGCAGAAGTATTTCTACCGGGGTCGCCTGGATTGGGATGAGAACACCTCAGCCGGGCGCTACGTGCGGGAGAACTGCAAACCGCTGCGG cgGTACCTGACCTCCGAGGCCGAGGAACACCACCAGCTCTTCGATCTGATTGAAAGCATgctagaatatgaaccagcaAAGCGGTTGACCTTGGGGGAAGCCCTGCAGCACCCTTTCTTCGCACGCCTTCGGGCTGAGCCACCCAACACGAAGTTGTGGGACTCCAGTCGGGATATCAGTCGGTGA
- the CLK2 gene encoding dual specificity protein kinase CLK2 isoform X3, whose translation MPHPRRYHSSERGSRGSYHEHYRSRKHKRRRSRSWSSSSDRTRRRRREDSYHVRSRSYDDRSSDRRMYDRRYCGSYRRNDYSRERAEACYDAGCRHSYEYHRDDSSYRRKHRRRRRRSRTFSRSSSQHSSRRAKSVEDDAEGHLIYHVGDWLQERYEIVSTLGEGTFGRVVQCVDHRRGGARVALKIIKNVEKYKEAARLEINVLEKINEKDPDNKNLCVQMFDWFDYHGHMCISFELLGLSTFDFLKDNNYLPYPIHQVRHMAFQLCQAVKFLHDNKLTHTDLKPENILFVNSDYELTYNLEKKRDERSVKSTAVRVVDFGSATFDHEHHSTIVSTRHYRAPEVILELGWSQPCDVWSIGCIIFEYYVGFTLFQTHDNREHLAMMERILGPVPSRMIRKTRKQKYFYRGRLDWDENTSAGRYVRENCKPLRRYLTSEAEEHHQLFDLIESMLEYEPAKRLTLGEALQHPFFARLRAEPPNTKLWDSSRDISR comes from the exons ATGCCTCATCCCCGAAGGTACCATTCCTCAGAGCGGGGCAGCCGAGGCAGCTACCATGAACACTATCGGAGCCGGAAGCATAAGCGCCGAAGAAGTCGCTCCTGGTCAAGTAGCAGTGACCGGACCAGGCGGCGCCGGCGGGAGGACAGTTACCATGTTCGTTCCCGAAG CTATGACGACCGTTCCTCTGACCGGAGGATGTATGACCGGCGCTACTGTGGCAGCTACAGGCGCAATGACTACAGCCGGGAGCGGGCTGAGGCGTGCTATGATGCAGGCTGCCGCCATTCCTACGAGTACCACCGGGATGACAGCAGCTACCGGAGAAAGCacaggaggaggcggcggcgcaGCCGGACCTTCAGCCGCTCATCTTCG cAGCACAGCAGCCGGAGAGCCAAGAGTGTAGAGGACGACGCTGAGGGCCACCTCATCTACCACGTCGGGGACTGGCTACAAGAGCGAT ATGAAATCGTGAGTACCTTAGGAGAGGGGACCTTCGGCCGAGTTGTGCAGTGTGTTGACCATCGCAG GGGTGGGGCTCGCGTTGCCCTGAAGATCATTAAGAACGTGGAGAAGTACAAGGAAGCAGCTCGACTTGAAATCAATGTGTTAGAGAAAATTAATGAGAAAGACCCTGACAACAAGAA CCTCTGTGTCCAGATGTTTGACTGGTTTGACTACCATGGCCACATGTGTATCTCCTTTGAGCTTCTGGGCCTTAGCACCTTCGATTTCCTCAAAGACAACAACTACCTGCCCTACCCCATCCACCAAGTGCGCCACATGGCCTTCCAGCTGTGCCAGGCCGTCAAGT TCCTTCATGATAACAAGCTGACACATACGGACCTCAAGCCTGAAAATATCCTCTTTGTGAATTCAGACTACGAGCTCACCTACAACCTAGAGAAG AAGCGGGACGAGCGCAGTGTCAAGAGCACAGCTGTGCGGGTAGTGGACTTCGGCAGCGCCACCTTTGACCACGAGCACCACAGCACTATTGTCTCCACGCGCCATTACCGGGCCCCAGAGGTCATCCTTG agttgggctggtcacAGCCCTGTGACGTGTGGAGCATCGGCTGCATCATCTTCGAGTACTATGTGGGCTTCACCCTCTTCCAG ACCCATGACAACCGAGAACATCTAGCCATGATGGAGAggatcctgggacctgttccttCCCGAATGATCCGAAAGACAAG GAAGCAGAAGTATTTCTACCGGGGTCGCCTGGATTGGGATGAGAACACCTCAGCCGGGCGCTACGTGCGGGAGAACTGCAAACCGCTGCGG cgGTACCTGACCTCCGAGGCCGAGGAACACCACCAGCTCTTCGATCTGATTGAAAGCATgctagaatatgaaccagcaAAGCGGTTGACCTTGGGGGAAGCCCTGCAGCACCCTTTCTTCGCACGCCTTCGGGCTGAGCCACCCAACACGAAGTTGTGGGACTCCAGTCGGGATATCAGTCGGTGA
- the CLK2 gene encoding dual specificity protein kinase CLK2 isoform X5, producing the protein MYDRRYCGSYRRNDYSRERAEACYDAGCRHSYEYHRDDSSYRRKHRRRRRRSRTFSRSSSQHSSRRAKSVEDDAEGHLIYHVGDWLQERYEIVSTLGEGTFGRVVQCVDHRRGGARVALKIIKNVEKYKEAARLEINVLEKINEKDPDNKNLCVQMFDWFDYHGHMCISFELLGLSTFDFLKDNNYLPYPIHQVRHMAFQLCQAVKFLHDNKLTHTDLKPENILFVNSDYELTYNLEKKRDERSVKSTAVRVVDFGSATFDHEHHSTIVSTRHYRAPEVILELGWSQPCDVWSIGCIIFEYYVGFTLFQTHDNREHLAMMERILGPVPSRMIRKTRKQKYFYRGRLDWDENTSAGRYVRENCKPLRRYLTSEAEEHHQLFDLIESMLEYEPAKRLTLGEALQHPFFARLRAEPPNTKLWDSSRDISR; encoded by the exons ATGTATGACCGGCGCTACTGTGGCAGCTACAGGCGCAATGACTACAGCCGGGAGCGGGCTGAGGCGTGCTATGATGCAGGCTGCCGCCATTCCTACGAGTACCACCGGGATGACAGCAGCTACCGGAGAAAGCacaggaggaggcggcggcgcaGCCGGACCTTCAGCCGCTCATCTTCG cAGCACAGCAGCCGGAGAGCCAAGAGTGTAGAGGACGACGCTGAGGGCCACCTCATCTACCACGTCGGGGACTGGCTACAAGAGCGAT ATGAAATCGTGAGTACCTTAGGAGAGGGGACCTTCGGCCGAGTTGTGCAGTGTGTTGACCATCGCAG GGGTGGGGCTCGCGTTGCCCTGAAGATCATTAAGAACGTGGAGAAGTACAAGGAAGCAGCTCGACTTGAAATCAATGTGTTAGAGAAAATTAATGAGAAAGACCCTGACAACAAGAA CCTCTGTGTCCAGATGTTTGACTGGTTTGACTACCATGGCCACATGTGTATCTCCTTTGAGCTTCTGGGCCTTAGCACCTTCGATTTCCTCAAAGACAACAACTACCTGCCCTACCCCATCCACCAAGTGCGCCACATGGCCTTCCAGCTGTGCCAGGCCGTCAAGT TCCTTCATGATAACAAGCTGACACATACGGACCTCAAGCCTGAAAATATCCTCTTTGTGAATTCAGACTACGAGCTCACCTACAACCTAGAGAAG AAGCGGGACGAGCGCAGTGTCAAGAGCACAGCTGTGCGGGTAGTGGACTTCGGCAGCGCCACCTTTGACCACGAGCACCACAGCACTATTGTCTCCACGCGCCATTACCGGGCCCCAGAGGTCATCCTTG agttgggctggtcacAGCCCTGTGACGTGTGGAGCATCGGCTGCATCATCTTCGAGTACTATGTGGGCTTCACCCTCTTCCAG ACCCATGACAACCGAGAACATCTAGCCATGATGGAGAggatcctgggacctgttccttCCCGAATGATCCGAAAGACAAG GAAGCAGAAGTATTTCTACCGGGGTCGCCTGGATTGGGATGAGAACACCTCAGCCGGGCGCTACGTGCGGGAGAACTGCAAACCGCTGCGG cgGTACCTGACCTCCGAGGCCGAGGAACACCACCAGCTCTTCGATCTGATTGAAAGCATgctagaatatgaaccagcaAAGCGGTTGACCTTGGGGGAAGCCCTGCAGCACCCTTTCTTCGCACGCCTTCGGGCTGAGCCACCCAACACGAAGTTGTGGGACTCCAGTCGGGATATCAGTCGGTGA